One Anaeromusa acidaminophila DSM 3853 DNA window includes the following coding sequences:
- a CDS encoding pyridoxamine 5'-phosphate oxidase family protein codes for MKQLEELKDFFAANKGTGTLSTANSKGQVSSAVYATPHFLPDGQLAFIMRDRRTWANIQENPHACYLFLQHGHQGKRLYLTKTGDETNSERLFALRRRDYGEKETGEDLHLVIFRLDEVRPLIGG; via the coding sequence ATGAAACAATTAGAAGAACTGAAAGATTTTTTTGCTGCTAATAAAGGAACCGGCACCCTCTCCACCGCCAATTCCAAAGGCCAAGTCTCCAGCGCCGTATACGCTACGCCGCATTTTCTCCCGGACGGACAGCTTGCTTTTATCATGAGAGACCGCCGCACCTGGGCCAACATCCAAGAAAACCCGCATGCTTGCTACCTCTTTTTACAGCATGGACATCAAGGAAAACGTCTCTACTTGACCAAAACGGGCGACGAAACCAATAGCGAGCGTCTCTTCGCCTTGCGCCGCCGGGACTATGGAGAGAAAGAAACCGGTGAAGATCTGCATCTGGTCATTTTCCGTCTCGACGAAGTCCGACCTCTTATCGGAGGCTAA
- the pflA gene encoding pyruvate formate-lyase-activating protein has translation MSDIKGWVHSVETFGTLDGRGIRYVLFLSGCSLGCAFCHNPDTWKRGGREMSVAEVLADYQRYRPFYDASNGGITVSGGEPMEQAEFVGALFAVCQEAGIHTTLDTSGKWEAGAAQAVLPYADAVLFSLKGAREETYRSLTRNGDYQATLLHLKEAVLASEVTLRFVVIPGLTDGEVETEALAKVVLALPRPVAVQLLPYHTMGVEKWRILGMDYPLEGILPASKEIVAQVALRLSKRGVALST, from the coding sequence ATGAGCGACATCAAGGGCTGGGTGCATTCGGTGGAGACCTTCGGCACGCTGGACGGGCGAGGGATTCGCTATGTGCTGTTTTTATCCGGCTGCAGTCTGGGCTGCGCCTTTTGTCATAACCCGGACACCTGGAAGCGGGGCGGGCGGGAGATGTCCGTAGCAGAAGTGCTGGCGGACTACCAGCGGTACCGGCCCTTTTACGATGCGTCCAACGGCGGCATTACCGTCAGCGGCGGCGAGCCGATGGAGCAGGCGGAGTTTGTGGGGGCTCTTTTTGCGGTCTGCCAGGAGGCGGGCATTCATACGACGCTGGATACCAGCGGTAAGTGGGAGGCTGGTGCGGCGCAAGCCGTGCTGCCCTATGCGGATGCGGTGTTGTTCAGTCTCAAGGGAGCGAGGGAGGAGACCTATCGCAGCTTGACTCGAAACGGCGATTATCAGGCAACGCTGCTTCATTTGAAGGAAGCCGTTTTGGCCAGCGAAGTTACCTTGCGCTTTGTGGTCATCCCGGGCCTGACGGACGGCGAGGTAGAAACCGAAGCGCTGGCCAAGGTGGTGCTGGCGCTGCCGCGCCCGGTAGCGGTACAGCTTTTGCCGTATCATACGATGGGCGTGGAAAAATGGCGCATATTGGGCATGGACTATCCGCTGGAAGGGATTTTGCCGGCGTCAAAAGAGATCGTCGCTCAAGTGGCTTTGCGCTTGTCTAAGCGCGGCGTTGCCCTGTCTACTTGA
- a CDS encoding NAD(P)H-dependent oxidoreductase, protein MKQLLIYCHPQSGSFCRAIADTAVQAIHARGDEVMMRDLYAMHFVPSLSGRDLLSFAETQTPPDIAEEQRHIAWADRLIFVYPLWWSAMPAVLKGYIDRVFAEGFAFAAGEGGLRGLLAEKEVLAFTTMGMPEGLCEESGVAESLRLTVDEGIFSLCGMKVLEHRLFGAVTTVDDAARQKMLEEVSQKVRTL, encoded by the coding sequence TTGAAGCAGTTATTGATCTATTGTCATCCCCAGTCGGGCAGTTTTTGCCGGGCGATCGCTGATACGGCGGTACAGGCCATTCATGCCCGGGGGGATGAAGTGATGATGCGAGATTTGTACGCGATGCATTTTGTTCCGTCTCTGAGCGGCAGAGATTTGTTGTCTTTTGCCGAAACGCAGACGCCTCCGGATATTGCAGAGGAGCAGCGCCATATCGCTTGGGCGGATCGGCTTATTTTTGTATATCCTCTGTGGTGGTCGGCTATGCCGGCGGTGCTGAAGGGGTATATTGACCGGGTTTTTGCGGAAGGTTTTGCGTTTGCCGCCGGTGAAGGCGGATTGAGAGGGTTGCTTGCAGAGAAGGAAGTACTGGCTTTTACAACCATGGGCATGCCGGAAGGACTCTGTGAGGAGAGCGGCGTGGCCGAATCCTTGCGGTTGACAGTGGATGAAGGCATCTTTTCTCTGTGTGGCATGAAGGTGCTGGAACATCGTCTTTTTGGCGCGGTAACGACCGTAGATGATGCTGCTCGCCAGAAGATGTTAGAAGAAGTAAGCCAGAAGGTGCGGACTCTATAA
- a CDS encoding methyl-accepting chemotaxis protein, translating into MSWNISKKITAAFLAVIALVAIMSAFTYYEVGQLNDMHITSAKSNLEKMYLSQGIALDIANEAVAMRRFNFTGDANDITVFNAYRTQGNEKLQRLDAMLSLQKNKDLIQKIQQEKSKYEGIAEKSFAAKKTNDAAAVGQFMDAAGAPYKAAMSLAMEMVSNVDDFVKADQLASDNKASGMRKTLLFTNLLVAILAIFISRFISGRISRPAQEVSAAAASIAAGDLSGPNVAVTTNDEIGKLGQSFNTMKSNLRQVMQTIQSSAEQVTTSSEELTASAEQSAIASTQVADSITSVAQGAAGQLHAIENASATVQTLSAGLEEAAASAHEVSDQSSRASRTAVDGAQTVSQAVKQMQSIQETVNFSASVVSKLGESSQEIGQIVDTISGIAAQTNLLALNAAIEAARAGEQGRGFAVVAEEVRHLAEQSQDAAKKITELISEIQGDTAKAVSAMQAGTREVETGVEVVNSTGTAFKSIETIVLHVADQMKEMSTVIEHMAQGSQEIVTAVAEIDRLSKQASSESENVAAITEEQSAAAEEIAASSQGLEGMAQKMQEAVSKFRL; encoded by the coding sequence ATGTCTTGGAACATCAGCAAAAAAATCACCGCCGCCTTTCTCGCGGTCATCGCCCTTGTCGCCATCATGAGCGCTTTCACCTATTACGAGGTAGGCCAGCTCAACGACATGCATATCACTTCCGCCAAAAGCAATTTAGAAAAGATGTATCTGTCACAAGGCATTGCTCTGGATATCGCTAACGAAGCCGTGGCCATGCGCCGCTTCAACTTTACCGGCGACGCCAATGACATCACTGTCTTCAATGCCTACCGCACGCAAGGAAACGAAAAGTTGCAGCGCCTGGACGCTATGTTGTCGCTGCAAAAAAACAAAGACCTTATTCAGAAAATCCAGCAAGAAAAAAGCAAATATGAGGGCATTGCTGAAAAATCCTTTGCCGCCAAAAAAACTAATGACGCAGCCGCCGTCGGTCAATTTATGGATGCAGCCGGCGCGCCTTATAAGGCGGCCATGAGCCTCGCCATGGAAATGGTAAGTAATGTAGATGATTTCGTCAAAGCCGACCAACTCGCCTCTGACAACAAAGCATCGGGCATGCGTAAAACCTTGCTTTTCACCAATCTTCTGGTCGCCATTCTTGCCATCTTTATCAGCCGCTTTATCAGCGGCCGCATTTCCCGCCCCGCGCAGGAAGTCAGCGCCGCTGCCGCTAGTATTGCCGCCGGCGACCTGTCAGGTCCGAACGTGGCCGTTACCACAAATGACGAAATCGGCAAACTAGGCCAATCCTTCAATACGATGAAAAGCAATCTGCGTCAAGTCATGCAGACCATCCAATCTTCCGCCGAGCAAGTCACTACTTCCTCGGAAGAACTTACGGCCAGCGCTGAACAGTCCGCCATCGCCTCCACCCAGGTAGCCGATTCGATTACCTCGGTAGCCCAAGGCGCCGCCGGACAGCTTCACGCCATAGAAAACGCTTCCGCTACGGTTCAGACCTTGTCCGCCGGCCTGGAAGAAGCCGCCGCCAGCGCCCACGAGGTCAGCGACCAGTCTTCTCGCGCTTCGCGCACAGCGGTTGACGGCGCCCAGACGGTCTCCCAAGCGGTCAAACAAATGCAAAGCATCCAAGAAACCGTTAATTTCTCCGCTAGCGTCGTCTCCAAACTTGGTGAAAGCTCCCAGGAAATCGGTCAAATCGTCGATACCATCTCCGGCATCGCCGCCCAGACCAACCTCTTAGCGTTAAACGCCGCCATCGAAGCCGCTCGCGCAGGCGAGCAAGGACGAGGCTTTGCCGTCGTCGCCGAGGAAGTACGCCACCTGGCCGAGCAATCCCAGGACGCCGCTAAAAAGATCACTGAACTCATCTCCGAAATTCAAGGCGACACCGCCAAAGCAGTCTCCGCCATGCAAGCCGGCACACGCGAGGTGGAAACCGGCGTGGAAGTGGTCAACAGCACTGGCACTGCCTTTAAAAGCATCGAAACCATCGTGCTTCATGTGGCGGATCAGATGAAAGAAATGTCTACCGTCATCGAGCACATGGCCCAAGGCAGCCAAGAAATCGTTACCGCGGTGGCTGAAATTGACCGGCTGAGCAAACAAGCTTCCAGCGAGTCGGAAAACGTTGCCGCCATCACCGAAGAACAGTCCGCCGCCGCAGAAGAAATTGCCGCTTCCAGCCAGGGCCTTGAAGGCATGGCGCAAAAAATGCAGGAAGCCGTCAGCAAATTCCGGCTGTAA
- the pflB gene encoding formate C-acetyltransferase, with protein sequence MMNNKAWNGFQGGRWQRRIDVRSFIQRNYQPYAGDDAFLAAPTARTKKLWDKCMDLLKAEQEKGGVLSVDPTRVSTITSHGAGYIEKDLEIVVGLQTEAPLERGVIVNGGIRMAEQACEAYGYKLDPEISDIYHNHRTTHNTAVFRAYSDEMKLARKVGIITGLPDAYGRGRIIGDYRRVALYGVDHLIACKKQDLKERIDAMDEETMRSREEIALQIEALEQLAQMAASYGCDIRRPAETALEAAQWVYFGYLAGIKDQNGAAMSIGRVSTFLDIYFQRDLAAGLLDESAAQEIIDQLVIKLRLARQLRTPDYNELFAGDPLWVTESVGGMGVDGRTLVTKTSFRILHTLYNLGPAPEPNLTVLWAAALPAGFKRFCAKVSIDTSAIQYESDDLMRPIYGDDYGIACCVSAMRLGQQMQFFGARANLAKALLMAINGGKDEKSALQVAPELPLPEGEYLDYDVVRRRYSRVLEWLAGLYVNTMNLIHYMHDRYAYEASQLALHDSQVERLMAFGVAGLSVAADSLSAIRYGKVKAIRDERGIAVGFTNEQPFPCYGNDDDRVDELAKELVEEFSALLKRHAAYRGAHHTLSVLTITSNVMYGKKTGATPDGRPAGAPFAPGANPMHGREEKGALAAMRSVTKLPYEACRDGISYTFSILPHVLGGTAEDRAAKLAALLDGYVSLAGHHINVNVLERAILEDAMEHPELYPQLTIRVSGYAVHFIKLSRAQQLEVIHRTFYETVGA encoded by the coding sequence ATGATGAACAACAAAGCATGGAACGGATTTCAAGGTGGACGGTGGCAACGGCGCATTGACGTGCGCAGCTTCATTCAACGCAACTACCAGCCCTATGCAGGGGATGACGCGTTCTTGGCGGCGCCGACGGCGCGAACCAAAAAACTTTGGGACAAGTGCATGGACTTGCTGAAAGCGGAACAGGAAAAAGGCGGCGTTTTGTCGGTCGATCCTACGCGTGTATCTACCATTACTTCTCATGGCGCCGGTTACATTGAAAAAGACTTGGAAATCGTTGTTGGCTTGCAGACCGAAGCTCCTTTAGAGCGCGGCGTCATCGTCAACGGCGGCATTCGTATGGCCGAGCAGGCCTGTGAAGCCTACGGCTACAAACTGGACCCGGAAATCAGCGATATTTATCATAATCACCGCACTACCCACAATACGGCCGTCTTCCGGGCGTATTCGGACGAGATGAAGCTGGCCCGCAAGGTGGGTATTATTACCGGTCTGCCGGATGCCTATGGCCGGGGTCGCATCATTGGCGATTATCGCCGCGTGGCTCTGTACGGCGTGGACCATCTCATCGCCTGTAAGAAGCAGGATTTAAAAGAACGCATTGACGCGATGGATGAAGAAACCATGCGCAGCCGCGAAGAGATTGCGCTGCAGATCGAAGCGCTGGAACAACTGGCGCAGATGGCGGCCAGCTATGGCTGCGATATTCGCCGTCCGGCGGAAACGGCGCTGGAAGCGGCGCAGTGGGTATACTTTGGGTACTTAGCAGGGATTAAGGATCAAAACGGGGCGGCTATGTCCATTGGCCGCGTTTCGACCTTTTTGGATATTTATTTTCAGCGCGATTTGGCGGCAGGCCTTTTGGATGAAAGCGCCGCGCAGGAAATCATTGATCAATTGGTCATCAAGCTGCGTTTGGCGCGGCAACTGCGCACGCCGGACTATAACGAACTCTTCGCCGGCGACCCCCTCTGGGTGACGGAATCCGTAGGCGGCATGGGTGTAGACGGTCGTACGCTGGTGACTAAGACGTCTTTCCGTATTCTGCACACTCTTTACAATCTGGGTCCGGCGCCGGAGCCTAATTTGACGGTGCTTTGGGCGGCGGCTCTGCCGGCCGGCTTTAAACGCTTTTGCGCCAAGGTGTCCATTGACACCAGCGCCATTCAGTATGAAAGCGATGATTTGATGCGGCCTATTTATGGCGATGATTACGGCATCGCTTGCTGCGTGTCGGCTATGCGCCTGGGACAGCAGATGCAGTTCTTTGGCGCCCGGGCCAATTTGGCGAAGGCGCTTTTGATGGCCATTAACGGCGGCAAGGACGAAAAGTCAGCGCTCCAGGTAGCGCCGGAACTGCCCTTGCCGGAAGGCGAATATCTGGATTATGACGTAGTGCGCCGCCGCTACAGCCGCGTATTGGAGTGGCTGGCTGGTCTTTACGTGAATACAATGAATCTGATCCATTATATGCATGATCGCTATGCTTATGAAGCGTCTCAGCTGGCGCTGCATGACAGCCAAGTGGAACGGCTCATGGCCTTTGGCGTCGCCGGTCTTTCGGTGGCGGCGGATTCGCTGAGCGCGATCCGCTATGGCAAGGTCAAAGCCATTCGCGATGAGCGTGGCATTGCTGTGGGCTTTACTAACGAGCAGCCCTTTCCTTGCTACGGCAATGACGATGATCGCGTAGACGAGCTGGCCAAAGAATTGGTCGAAGAATTCTCGGCGCTCTTGAAGCGTCATGCCGCTTACCGAGGTGCGCATCATACCTTGTCGGTATTGACGATTACTTCGAATGTTATGTACGGCAAAAAAACCGGCGCTACCCCGGACGGACGCCCTGCAGGCGCTCCTTTTGCACCGGGAGCCAACCCCATGCACGGACGCGAGGAAAAAGGCGCGCTGGCCGCTATGCGTTCGGTGACCAAGCTTCCTTATGAAGCCTGCCGTGACGGCATTTCCTACACCTTCTCGATCTTGCCTCACGTGCTGGGCGGGACCGCGGAAGATCGAGCAGCCAAGCTGGCGGCCTTGTTGGACGGCTATGTATCGCTGGCCGGGCACCATATCAATGTCAACGTCTTGGAACGGGCGATTTTGGAAGACGCCATGGAGCATCCGGAACTCTATCCGCAGCTTACCATCCGCGTTTCCGGCTACGCTGTGCATTTCATCAAGCTCAGCCGGGCGCAGCAGCTTGAAGTCATCCATCGGACTTTCTACGAAACAGTAGGCGCGTAA
- the ychF gene encoding redox-regulated ATPase YchF, with translation MSTNLEVGIVGLPNVGKSTLFNAITKAGAEAANYPFCTIEPNVGVVEVPDARLAKLASIYGSKRILPAAMRFVDIAGLVKGASKGEGLGNKFLAHIRQVDAVAQVVRCFQDANITHVEGAIDPLRDIDIINTELCLADLETVEKRMERTQKLIKSGDKKAPAELALLGRIKDLLEDAQPARRVEMTDDEAQLIRDLTLLTLKPTLFIANVAEDELLTADENPYVKQVKKYAAQEGAEVIAVSAKVESEIAELDDEDARAFLGELGLEESGLDKLVRAAFKLLGLMTFLTAGEMETRAWTIVSGTKAPAAGGKIHSDIERGFIRAEIISFDDLVTSGSPAAAKEKGLVRLEGKEYVMKDGDVVHFRFNV, from the coding sequence ATGAGTACCAATCTGGAAGTCGGCATTGTCGGGTTGCCTAACGTAGGCAAAAGCACGCTTTTCAACGCCATTACCAAGGCCGGAGCGGAAGCGGCGAATTATCCTTTCTGTACGATTGAGCCTAACGTGGGCGTAGTGGAAGTGCCGGACGCTCGTCTGGCGAAGCTGGCGTCTATTTACGGCTCTAAGCGCATTTTGCCTGCGGCCATGCGTTTTGTAGACATCGCCGGTTTGGTTAAGGGCGCGTCGAAAGGCGAAGGCTTGGGCAATAAATTCCTGGCCCACATTCGCCAGGTAGATGCCGTGGCGCAAGTGGTGCGCTGCTTCCAGGATGCGAACATTACTCATGTGGAAGGCGCTATCGATCCGCTGCGCGATATTGATATCATCAATACCGAGCTGTGTCTGGCGGATCTGGAAACGGTAGAAAAGCGCATGGAGCGCACCCAGAAGCTGATCAAAAGCGGCGATAAAAAGGCTCCGGCGGAGCTGGCGCTCTTGGGACGCATTAAGGACCTTTTGGAAGATGCGCAGCCGGCGCGGCGCGTAGAAATGACCGACGATGAGGCGCAGCTTATTCGCGACTTGACGCTATTGACGCTGAAGCCTACTCTTTTTATCGCTAATGTTGCGGAAGACGAACTGCTGACGGCGGATGAAAATCCCTATGTGAAGCAGGTAAAAAAATATGCAGCTCAAGAAGGCGCTGAAGTCATCGCTGTATCTGCCAAAGTGGAGTCGGAAATCGCCGAGCTGGACGACGAAGACGCACGGGCATTCTTAGGGGAATTGGGTCTGGAAGAATCCGGCCTCGATAAGCTGGTGCGAGCGGCCTTCAAGCTGTTGGGCTTGATGACCTTTTTAACGGCCGGTGAAATGGAAACTCGCGCTTGGACCATTGTGAGCGGTACCAAAGCTCCGGCGGCAGGCGGCAAGATTCACAGCGACATTGAGCGTGGCTTTATCCGCGCGGAAATCATCTCTTTTGATGATTTGGTAACCAGCGGCAGCCCTGCGGCAGCCAAGGAAAAAGGACTTGTCAGACTCGAAGGCAAGGAATATGTCATGAAAGACGGCGATGTGGTGCATTTCCGCTTTAATGTTTAA
- a CDS encoding DUF951 domain-containing protein → MNIVKVDMGDIVKMKKAHPCGSDRWEIVRTGMDIGLKCMGCGHRVLIPRPKFEKSFRGIVGKAGEAE, encoded by the coding sequence ATGAATATCGTTAAGGTTGACATGGGAGATATAGTGAAAATGAAAAAAGCGCATCCTTGCGGCAGTGACCGTTGGGAGATCGTGCGTACAGGCATGGATATCGGGCTGAAGTGCATGGGCTGCGGCCATCGGGTGCTCATTCCGCGTCCTAAGTTTGAAAAATCCTTTCGGGGTATTGTCGGCAAAGCCGGTGAAGCGGAGTAA
- a CDS encoding cupin domain-containing protein, translated as MIKRAEELQREVRKEMLGGQGDVTLVHLLQGEEFQGKGRLFSHNIINPGCSVGFHQHNGDVEAYYVLKGQGVFDDNGVKSTVQAGDLLFTKDGEAHSLVNEGPETLEVIALVLYS; from the coding sequence ATGATCAAACGGGCAGAGGAATTGCAGCGCGAGGTGCGCAAGGAAATGCTGGGCGGTCAGGGGGATGTGACACTGGTGCATTTGCTGCAGGGAGAAGAGTTTCAAGGCAAAGGGCGCTTGTTTTCACACAACATCATTAACCCGGGCTGTTCGGTGGGCTTTCATCAGCACAATGGCGATGTGGAAGCTTACTATGTGCTGAAAGGCCAAGGCGTTTTTGACGACAATGGCGTCAAAAGCACAGTGCAGGCAGGGGATTTATTGTTTACCAAGGACGGAGAAGCGCACAGCCTGGTTAATGAAGGGCCGGAAACGCTGGAAGTCATTGCTCTTGTATTATATTCATAG
- a CDS encoding lipoate--protein ligase has product MREAARLALSLSRHPWRNLALEEYLLHQVKPDQAMLFLWQNEQTVVIGRNQNPWRECLLELLEEEGGYLARRLSGGGAVYHDGGNLNFSFLMGGRVYDEARQTAVVLRALHSLGLAVCASGRNDLLLEGRKVSGQAFLKGRKASLHHGTLLVAGDLARLSRYLTVDEAKLTAKGVVSVRERVANLAEFLPGLTPQRMAQVLQTEFCREYGACETQQLSPEAMPELQELIEKHASDAWRLGKTPPFERVLRQRFAWGGVEIALSLRQGRVSEAKIYTDALATEWPSLLEGVLKGKTYSSAALAAAAREAGCAEIAAWLNSIET; this is encoded by the coding sequence ATGAGGGAAGCGGCAAGGCTGGCGTTGTCTTTATCTAGGCATCCTTGGCGGAATTTGGCGCTGGAAGAATATTTGCTACATCAGGTGAAGCCGGACCAGGCGATGCTTTTTTTGTGGCAAAACGAACAGACCGTTGTGATCGGAAGGAACCAAAATCCTTGGCGGGAGTGTCTGCTGGAACTCTTAGAAGAAGAGGGCGGTTACTTAGCCAGGCGTCTCAGCGGCGGCGGCGCGGTGTATCATGACGGAGGGAATTTGAATTTTTCTTTCCTCATGGGAGGCCGGGTATACGATGAGGCGCGGCAGACGGCAGTGGTATTGCGCGCTCTGCATTCGCTGGGCTTAGCGGTTTGCGCTTCCGGGCGAAACGACCTGCTGCTGGAGGGGCGTAAGGTTTCGGGGCAGGCTTTTTTAAAAGGACGCAAAGCATCGTTGCATCACGGTACGCTCTTGGTGGCGGGAGATCTGGCAAGGCTCAGCCGCTATCTGACGGTGGATGAAGCGAAACTGACGGCTAAAGGCGTCGTTTCCGTGCGTGAGCGGGTGGCGAATTTGGCGGAATTTTTACCGGGGCTGACTCCGCAGCGTATGGCGCAGGTGTTGCAAACAGAATTTTGCCGGGAATACGGAGCCTGCGAGACGCAGCAGCTTTCGCCGGAAGCGATGCCGGAGCTGCAAGAGCTTATCGAGAAGCACGCTTCTGACGCCTGGCGTTTGGGTAAGACGCCTCCTTTTGAGCGGGTTCTGCGGCAGCGTTTTGCCTGGGGCGGCGTTGAAATCGCCTTGTCTTTGCGGCAAGGACGGGTAAGCGAGGCAAAAATTTATACCGATGCCTTGGCTACGGAATGGCCGTCACTGTTGGAAGGGGTCCTAAAAGGGAAAACTTATAGCAGCGCCGCTCTTGCCGCTGCTGCTCGCGAGGCTGGCTGCGCGGAAATTGCCGCCTGGCTCAACAGCATAGAAACATAA